From one Streptomyces sp. CA-210063 genomic stretch:
- a CDS encoding LLM class flavin-dependent oxidoreductase has product MPVEFLGIAATNDGSETTPRSGAAFDKEYALRLARAHEDHGWDRVLFAYGSGSPDPAPAAAYIASRLDRLQILLAHRPNVSYPTFAAKTFATLDQISDGRLTVHFITGGNDREQGREGDTLTKDERYARTREYIRIVKKIWTTREPFDHEGEHYRFHDFVSDVFPARQPRPDVSFGGSSPAAYAAGGAEADIYCLWGEPLAKTTEQIENVKAAAKAAGRTGVPRIQVAFRPIIAPTEELAWEKAHRTVGAIKARKEKGEAITKRHNGHAQSQAAPPQNVGSQRLIAIAEAGERYDRALWTPTAAATGGAGNSNALVGTPETVAQALLDYYDLGVDILSARGYDLLDDAIDFGRYVIPIVREEVAKRDAERAARGTQDLAAVNG; this is encoded by the coding sequence ATGCCCGTGGAGTTCCTCGGCATCGCCGCCACCAACGACGGCTCCGAAACCACCCCGCGCTCCGGCGCCGCCTTCGACAAGGAGTACGCTCTCCGGCTCGCCCGGGCGCACGAGGACCACGGCTGGGACCGGGTGCTGTTCGCCTACGGCTCCGGGTCGCCGGATCCCGCACCGGCAGCCGCGTACATCGCGAGCAGACTGGACCGCCTCCAGATTCTGCTCGCCCACCGGCCCAACGTCTCGTACCCGACCTTCGCAGCCAAGACCTTCGCCACCCTCGACCAGATCAGCGACGGCCGGCTGACCGTGCACTTCATCACCGGCGGCAACGACCGAGAGCAGGGCCGTGAGGGCGACACCCTCACCAAGGACGAGCGCTACGCCCGCACCCGCGAGTACATCCGGATCGTCAAGAAGATCTGGACCACCCGCGAGCCCTTCGACCACGAGGGCGAGCACTACCGCTTCCACGACTTCGTCAGCGACGTCTTCCCGGCCCGACAGCCCCGCCCCGACGTCTCGTTCGGCGGCTCGTCGCCCGCCGCGTACGCCGCGGGAGGCGCGGAGGCCGACATCTACTGCCTGTGGGGCGAGCCCCTCGCGAAGACCACCGAGCAGATCGAGAACGTGAAGGCCGCCGCGAAGGCCGCGGGCCGCACCGGCGTGCCCCGCATCCAGGTGGCGTTCCGCCCGATCATCGCCCCGACCGAGGAGCTGGCCTGGGAGAAGGCCCACCGCACGGTCGGCGCGATCAAGGCCCGCAAGGAGAAGGGCGAGGCGATCACCAAGCGTCACAACGGGCACGCCCAGTCGCAGGCCGCACCACCTCAGAACGTCGGCTCGCAGCGGCTGATCGCCATCGCCGAGGCGGGGGAGCGCTACGACCGCGCCCTGTGGACCCCGACCGCCGCCGCCACCGGAGGCGCGGGCAACTCCAACGCCCTGGTCGGCACCCCGGAAACGGTCGCCCAGGCGCTCCTTGACTACTACGACCTCGGCGTCGACATCCTCTCCGCCCGCGGCTACGACCTCCTGGACGACGCCATCGACTTCGGCCGGTACGTCATCCCGATCGTCCGCGAGGAGGTCGCCAAGCGCGACGCCGAGCGGGCGGCGCGCGGCACACAGGACCTGGCGGCGGTGAACGGATGA
- a CDS encoding amino acid ABC transporter permease codes for MASPSDITDPSLLSASAPPARDLKASGSQDPTDDLPRIMPRRHVGRRLTAAAALLVFAMVVNSVVRNRAFQWDVVGRYFTTAAVLDGLLLTLWLTGVVMVLGFLLGTPLAVMRLSANPVLRTLSWGYVWIFRSTPLLVQLLFWFNIGALYPTLGLGIPFGPQFVTVETVNLLGPTLTAVIGLTLHEAAYAAEVVRGGILSVDAGQTEAAQALGIGRRRTLRRIVIPQAMRSIVPTAGNMLIGTLKGTSIVSVLAVHDLLYSVQLVYNQTYQVIPLLMVATLWYIAVTTVLSVGQFYVERSYARGSARALPPTPVQRLRGHLAALRARLGAATAAEARPAIGGDR; via the coding sequence ATGGCCTCGCCGTCCGACATCACCGATCCCTCCCTCCTCTCCGCATCCGCCCCACCCGCACGAGATCTCAAAGCCTCCGGCAGCCAGGACCCCACGGACGACCTGCCACGGATCATGCCGCGCCGGCACGTCGGCCGTCGGCTGACCGCTGCCGCCGCGCTGCTGGTCTTCGCGATGGTGGTCAACTCCGTCGTCCGCAACCGCGCCTTCCAGTGGGATGTGGTGGGCCGGTACTTCACCACCGCCGCCGTGCTCGACGGGTTGCTGCTCACACTGTGGCTGACCGGTGTGGTGATGGTGCTCGGCTTCCTGCTCGGCACCCCGCTGGCGGTGATGCGGCTGTCCGCCAACCCGGTGCTGCGTACGCTGAGTTGGGGCTATGTGTGGATCTTCCGGTCCACCCCGCTGCTGGTGCAGCTGCTGTTCTGGTTCAACATCGGCGCCCTCTACCCGACGCTCGGCCTCGGCATCCCCTTCGGGCCCCAGTTCGTCACCGTCGAGACGGTCAACCTGCTCGGTCCCACCCTCACCGCCGTCATCGGGCTGACCCTGCACGAAGCCGCGTACGCCGCGGAGGTGGTGCGCGGCGGCATCCTGTCGGTGGACGCCGGCCAGACGGAGGCCGCCCAGGCTCTCGGTATCGGCAGGCGGCGCACCCTGCGCCGGATCGTCATCCCGCAGGCGATGCGCTCCATCGTCCCGACTGCGGGGAACATGCTGATCGGCACCCTGAAGGGCACCAGCATCGTCAGCGTGCTGGCCGTGCACGACCTGCTCTACTCGGTGCAGCTGGTCTACAACCAGACCTACCAGGTCATCCCGCTACTGATGGTGGCCACCCTCTGGTACATCGCCGTCACGACCGTGCTCAGCGTGGGGCAGTTCTACGTCGAGCGCTCCTACGCACGTGGCTCCGCCCGCGCGCTGCCGCCCACGCCTGTGCAGAGGCTCAGGGGCCATCTGGCCGCGCTTCGTGCCCGACTGGGTGCGGCGACCGCGGCCGAGGCCCGTCCCGCGATCGGCGGGGACCGGTGA
- a CDS encoding winged helix-turn-helix domain-containing protein: MTTALPAQATPSDSPLTDMRHLRLVGDTARNGDEGNGSAPLVGYLVLVPEGTDPAQLFAKDVTRPEIRPVAYTASPPVRQTEAGGGVVRIDPTRCVAEVDGTELDLTYLEFGLLTHLVQQPHRVHSREQLMAAIWGYDHIGDGRTVDVHIARLRRKLGTAHRHQIVTVRRVGYKYVPNQQESTNTAPCRRP; the protein is encoded by the coding sequence ATGACCACGGCACTTCCGGCCCAGGCCACTCCATCGGACTCACCGCTCACCGACATGCGCCATCTCCGCCTCGTGGGCGACACCGCGCGGAACGGCGACGAAGGAAACGGTTCCGCTCCCCTCGTCGGCTATCTCGTGCTCGTCCCCGAGGGCACCGATCCCGCCCAGCTCTTCGCCAAGGACGTGACACGGCCGGAGATCCGACCGGTCGCCTACACGGCCTCGCCTCCCGTGCGGCAGACGGAGGCGGGAGGCGGTGTCGTGCGCATCGATCCCACGCGGTGTGTCGCAGAGGTGGACGGAACCGAACTGGACCTCACCTACCTGGAGTTCGGGCTGCTGACCCATCTCGTACAGCAGCCCCACCGGGTGCACTCCCGCGAGCAGTTGATGGCCGCCATCTGGGGATACGACCACATCGGCGACGGCCGGACCGTGGACGTCCACATCGCGCGGCTGCGCCGCAAGCTGGGCACCGCCCACCGGCACCAGATCGTCACCGTGCGGCGCGTGGGCTACAAGTACGTGCCCAACCAGCAGGAGAGCACCAACACCGCACCGTGCCGCCGACCTTGA
- a CDS encoding acyl-CoA dehydrogenase family protein, which translates to MGVATAPSGPASESDRTGPGRAHWLRVARETADDLATDAVAREQAGKAPFDEVSRLREAGLLTLLIPAELGGGGADWPTAYAVVRKIATADGAIGQLLSCHYFLSWSVRFFTEPAHTAQIEQRSAAEQWCWGGGYARRPVTLTRTAGGYALDGRQSYATGVLVADRLAVRAVQADTGEPHAVVVDPAHHGVGIDGDADTFGQRLAAGGNVEFDGVPVAADDVLGSLSVDEADLSPLAALTSPVGRLLSVQLRLGMAEGVLAEAREYRRAGQSPWPPAPPVSSPQDPEVLTAYGELTVLTRASSALADQALEAVHDGLARGEDLTYDEYAEISVLVAMAETAASRAAQESTARALDIIGARSASARLGFDRFWRNARTHTLYEPVTHRLRDVGDYFLNGAHPEFVLPV; encoded by the coding sequence ATGGGCGTTGCCACTGCGCCGTCCGGCCCCGCCTCGGAATCCGACCGGACCGGGCCCGGCCGTGCGCACTGGCTGCGCGTGGCCCGCGAGACGGCGGACGACCTGGCCACGGACGCGGTGGCCCGGGAGCAGGCGGGCAAGGCCCCGTTCGACGAGGTGTCCCGGCTGCGCGAGGCGGGACTGCTGACTCTCCTCATACCGGCCGAGCTCGGGGGAGGCGGCGCGGACTGGCCCACGGCCTACGCCGTCGTCCGGAAGATCGCCACAGCCGACGGCGCGATCGGTCAACTGCTCAGCTGTCACTACTTCCTGTCGTGGAGCGTCCGGTTCTTCACCGAGCCCGCCCACACCGCTCAGATCGAGCAACGGTCCGCGGCGGAGCAGTGGTGCTGGGGTGGTGGTTACGCCCGCCGGCCCGTGACGCTGACCAGGACAGCCGGCGGCTATGCGCTCGACGGCCGGCAGAGTTACGCCACCGGGGTCCTGGTCGCCGACCGGCTCGCCGTGCGGGCCGTACAGGCCGATACAGGCGAACCACACGCCGTCGTCGTCGATCCCGCCCATCACGGCGTGGGGATCGACGGCGACGCCGACACGTTCGGCCAGCGGCTCGCGGCCGGCGGGAACGTGGAGTTCGACGGTGTACCGGTGGCCGCCGACGACGTACTCGGCTCCCTGTCCGTGGACGAGGCCGACCTGTCGCCCCTGGCCGCTCTGACATCGCCGGTCGGGCGTCTCCTCTCCGTCCAGCTCCGCCTCGGCATGGCTGAGGGAGTCCTGGCCGAGGCCCGTGAGTACCGCAGGGCCGGCCAGTCCCCCTGGCCCCCCGCCCCGCCGGTCTCCTCCCCCCAGGACCCGGAGGTGCTGACCGCCTACGGAGAACTCACCGTCCTCACCCGCGCCTCGTCCGCGCTCGCCGATCAAGCACTGGAAGCCGTGCACGACGGGCTGGCACGAGGCGAAGACCTCACCTACGACGAGTACGCGGAGATCTCGGTCCTCGTGGCCATGGCCGAAACCGCCGCCTCCAGGGCCGCGCAGGAGTCCACCGCCCGCGCCCTCGACATCATCGGCGCCCGCTCCGCGTCCGCACGGCTGGGCTTCGACCGCTTCTGGCGCAATGCCCGCACCCACACCCTGTACGAGCCCGTCACTCACCGGCTCCGTGATGTCGGGGACTATTTCCTCAATGGTGCGCACCCCGAGTTCGTCCTGCCTGTCTGA
- a CDS encoding putative leader peptide — translation MSKSENLAARLHVDLRRQASAICAVGL, via the coding sequence GTGAGCAAGTCCGAGAACCTCGCCGCGCGCCTGCACGTCGATCTGCGACGTCAGGCCAGCGCCATCTGTGCCGTCGGCCTCTGA
- a CDS encoding ABC transporter substrate-binding protein: protein MATTVSTRRQFLSLLGLSAVAVSCGTTATGATSGKNQTKTLRYQGWAGQVTLPELAEDLGYVEDVKLEWVGNTISGPQDIQSAATGQVDFGGAFNGAVVKLAANNAPIKAVISYYGSDKYAYSGYYVLEDSPIRSARDLVGKKVGMNTLGAHSEAMLDIYLQRGGLSRAQIGDVEPLVVPPVNTEQTLRQKQIDVAVLGGILRDKALATGGIRPLFTDYELLGAFSAGTYVMTDRFLKQNPDTARIFVTAVGRAIEWTRSTPHEEVVARMTDIVKKRGRNEDTAPLKFWRSYGVAEKAGLITGKELQLWIDWLADRGDIKKGQVTLSDLYTNEFNGNQKSSAATSGS from the coding sequence ATGGCCACGACCGTATCGACCCGACGCCAGTTTCTCTCCCTGCTCGGTCTTTCCGCGGTGGCCGTGAGCTGCGGCACGACCGCGACCGGGGCCACTTCCGGCAAGAACCAGACGAAGACCCTCAGATACCAGGGATGGGCAGGCCAGGTCACTTTGCCGGAGTTGGCCGAGGACCTCGGCTATGTGGAGGACGTGAAGCTGGAGTGGGTCGGCAACACCATCAGCGGGCCGCAGGACATCCAGTCCGCGGCCACGGGCCAGGTCGACTTCGGCGGCGCGTTCAACGGCGCGGTCGTCAAACTGGCCGCGAACAACGCCCCCATCAAGGCGGTCATCAGCTACTACGGCTCCGACAAGTACGCCTACAGCGGCTACTACGTCCTCGAGGACAGCCCGATCCGCTCGGCCAGGGACCTGGTCGGCAAGAAGGTCGGGATGAACACCCTCGGAGCCCACTCCGAAGCCATGCTCGACATCTATCTGCAGAGAGGCGGCCTGTCCCGGGCACAGATCGGCGATGTCGAGCCACTCGTGGTTCCACCGGTCAACACCGAGCAGACGCTGCGCCAGAAGCAGATCGACGTGGCCGTGCTCGGCGGCATTCTGCGCGACAAGGCACTGGCGACCGGGGGCATCCGCCCGCTGTTCACCGACTATGAGCTGCTCGGCGCATTCAGCGCTGGAACCTACGTGATGACGGACCGCTTCCTGAAGCAGAACCCCGACACGGCCCGAATCTTCGTCACCGCCGTGGGGCGGGCCATCGAGTGGACCCGTTCCACTCCGCACGAAGAGGTCGTCGCCCGGATGACGGACATCGTGAAGAAGCGCGGCCGCAATGAGGACACCGCACCCCTGAAGTTCTGGCGGTCCTACGGCGTCGCCGAGAAGGCGGGGCTGATCACCGGCAAGGAACTCCAGTTGTGGATCGACTGGCTGGCCGACCGCGGTGACATCAAGAAGGGCCAGGTCACGTTGTCGGACCTGTACACCAACGAGTTCAACGGCAACCAGAAGTCCTCCGCCGCGACGAGCGGGAGCTGA
- a CDS encoding ABC transporter ATP-binding protein translates to MPESTTPKIVFEDVRKEFTVKDRTRARQATRFTALEGIDLEIAAGEFTVLVGPSGCGKSTLLDLLGGLTQPTGGRILLDGEPVTGPGLDRGIVFQQYALLPWRTAQGNVEFGLEATGVPRRQRAARAREFLDLVGLTGFEDRHPHELSGGMRQRVAIARSLAYDPDVLLMDEPFAALDAQTRESLQDELLRIWQRTGKTVVFITHGIDEAVYLGQRVAVMTSRPGRIKQIVPVAFDSRTATDDLRSSPEFARHRHEIWSLLHDEVARAQQLEKEEASV, encoded by the coding sequence ATGCCGGAATCCACCACACCCAAGATCGTGTTCGAGGACGTACGGAAGGAATTCACCGTCAAGGACCGGACGAGGGCCCGGCAGGCAACCCGGTTCACCGCACTCGAAGGCATCGATCTGGAGATAGCCGCCGGCGAGTTCACCGTCCTGGTCGGTCCCAGCGGCTGCGGAAAATCGACGCTGCTGGATCTGCTCGGCGGCCTCACCCAACCCACCGGCGGACGGATCCTGCTGGACGGCGAACCCGTCACCGGACCGGGCCTGGACCGGGGCATCGTGTTCCAGCAATACGCGCTGCTGCCGTGGCGCACGGCGCAGGGCAACGTCGAGTTCGGTCTGGAGGCCACCGGCGTCCCACGACGTCAACGGGCCGCACGCGCCAGGGAGTTCCTGGACCTGGTCGGCCTGACGGGGTTCGAGGACCGCCATCCCCATGAGCTGTCGGGTGGGATGCGGCAGCGGGTGGCGATCGCCCGCAGCCTCGCCTACGACCCCGATGTGTTGCTGATGGACGAGCCGTTCGCCGCGCTGGACGCCCAGACCCGGGAGTCGCTGCAGGACGAACTGCTGCGCATCTGGCAACGCACCGGCAAGACCGTCGTCTTCATCACGCACGGCATCGACGAGGCCGTCTACCTGGGACAGCGCGTCGCCGTCATGACATCCAGGCCGGGCCGCATCAAACAGATCGTGCCGGTCGCCTTCGACTCCCGCACGGCGACGGACGACCTCCGTTCCAGTCCCGAGTTCGCGCGACACCGGCACGAGATCTGGTCGCTGCTGCACGACGAGGTGGCCAGGGCCCAGCAGTTGGAGAAGGAGGAAGCTTCCGTATGA
- a CDS encoding ABC transporter permease, with the protein MSPTTGTATEKTTTPGAARAAEPVPAASSPASPASPAASAVSAVSAASAVSAPPEAAPPDARRVLSRTAHVRLAARRLPYLLVKGATRSVAIVALLLLWETAPRLGLVDRTFLPPFSEVARAWWGLAADGQLADNTRASLVRSFSGFGLAVAVAVPLGLLIGWYRPVADLLGPLLEVFRNTAALALLPVFVLLLGIGETSKISIVVYACTWPILLNTISAVRNVDPTLLKLAKSMDLPAPRLFQKVILPASVPVMFTGIRLAGAVSILVLVAAEMIGAKAGLGYLINASQYNFAIPQMYAGIITISAIGVIFNQFLVTVERRLSSWRVPANS; encoded by the coding sequence ATGAGCCCCACAACCGGCACGGCCACCGAGAAGACCACGACGCCGGGCGCTGCGCGCGCCGCCGAGCCCGTCCCGGCCGCTTCTTCCCCCGCTTCCCCCGCTTCCCCCGCTGCCTCCGCTGTATCTGCTGTATCTGCTGCCTCCGCTGTATCCGCGCCGCCTGAGGCAGCGCCGCCGGACGCGCGCCGAGTTCTCTCCCGGACGGCCCATGTCCGCCTGGCGGCCCGCCGACTGCCGTACCTGCTGGTCAAGGGGGCGACCAGGTCCGTTGCGATCGTGGCTCTGCTCCTGCTGTGGGAGACCGCACCGCGACTCGGCCTGGTCGACCGGACCTTCCTGCCGCCGTTCAGCGAGGTCGCGCGCGCCTGGTGGGGGCTGGCCGCCGACGGTCAGCTCGCCGACAACACCCGTGCCAGCCTGGTGCGCTCGTTCAGCGGATTCGGGCTCGCCGTGGCCGTCGCCGTGCCGCTCGGCCTGCTGATCGGCTGGTACCGGCCGGTCGCCGACCTCCTCGGACCGCTCCTTGAGGTGTTCCGCAACACCGCCGCCCTGGCCCTGCTGCCGGTGTTCGTACTGCTGCTGGGCATCGGCGAGACATCGAAGATCTCCATCGTGGTGTACGCCTGCACCTGGCCGATCCTGCTCAACACCATCAGCGCGGTCCGCAACGTCGACCCGACCCTGCTGAAGCTGGCGAAGTCGATGGATCTGCCCGCGCCCCGCCTGTTCCAGAAAGTCATCCTGCCGGCCTCTGTACCGGTGATGTTCACCGGAATCCGGCTGGCCGGAGCGGTGTCCATCCTGGTGCTGGTCGCCGCCGAGATGATCGGCGCCAAGGCGGGCCTCGGCTATCTGATCAACGCCTCGCAGTACAACTTCGCCATCCCGCAGATGTACGCGGGCATCATCACGATCTCCGCCATCGGCGTGATCTTCAACCAGTTCCTGGTGACCGTGGAACGGCGGCTCAGCTCCTGGCGCGTACCCGCCAACAGCTGA
- a CDS encoding LLM class flavin-dependent oxidoreductase: MTATSPRRLRLNAFLMNAGHHDAAWRHPRTQPERVTDLRYFQQLAQTAERGLLDSVFLADGLALWGKVRHNALGGFEPLTLLSALAAVTEHVGLIATVSTTFNEPFHTARKFASLDHISGGRAGWNIVTSGTLNEARNFSQEEHLEHGLRYERAREFVEVATKLWDSWEDDAILLDRERGVYADTDKVREVNHRGEYFGVQGPLNVPRSPQGYPLLVQAGSSEDGKEFAAQHAEAVFTAQQTLADGQAFYKDLKSRLARYGRTEDQLLVLPGIAPVIGSTEAEARALERELTELQVPEYGLAQLSGMLGTDLTGLPLDGPLPELPEERDINGNKSRFTLVAELAHRDGLTLRELIARLGAGRGHRAVAGTPEQIADQLQEWFTQGAADGFNIMPPHLPGGLEDFVDHVVPILQRRGLFRTEYTGRTLRENYGLPRPANRLAAAAVGEGQPA; the protein is encoded by the coding sequence ATGACCGCGACCAGCCCCCGACGCCTGCGTCTCAACGCCTTCCTGATGAACGCCGGCCATCACGACGCCGCCTGGCGCCACCCCCGGACCCAGCCCGAACGGGTCACCGATCTGCGCTACTTCCAGCAGCTCGCGCAAACCGCCGAGCGCGGCCTGCTCGACTCGGTCTTCCTCGCCGACGGCCTCGCCCTGTGGGGCAAGGTCCGGCACAACGCCCTCGGCGGCTTCGAACCGCTCACCTTGCTGTCGGCACTGGCGGCGGTCACCGAGCACGTCGGCCTGATCGCCACCGTCTCCACCACCTTCAACGAGCCCTTCCACACGGCCCGCAAGTTCGCCTCCCTGGACCACATCAGCGGCGGCCGGGCCGGCTGGAACATCGTCACCTCCGGCACCTTGAACGAGGCCCGCAACTTCAGCCAGGAGGAGCACCTCGAACACGGGCTGCGCTACGAGCGGGCGCGGGAGTTCGTCGAGGTCGCCACCAAGCTGTGGGACAGCTGGGAGGACGACGCGATCCTGCTCGACCGTGAGCGGGGCGTCTACGCCGACACGGACAAGGTGCGGGAGGTGAACCACCGCGGGGAGTACTTCGGGGTGCAGGGCCCGCTGAACGTGCCGCGCAGCCCGCAGGGATACCCGCTGCTGGTGCAGGCCGGTTCGTCGGAGGACGGCAAGGAGTTCGCCGCCCAGCACGCCGAGGCCGTCTTCACCGCCCAGCAGACCCTCGCCGACGGCCAAGCCTTCTACAAGGACCTCAAGTCACGGCTCGCCCGCTACGGCCGCACCGAGGACCAGCTGCTGGTGCTTCCCGGCATCGCCCCCGTCATCGGCTCGACCGAGGCGGAAGCCCGAGCGCTGGAGCGGGAACTGACGGAACTACAGGTGCCGGAGTACGGGCTGGCCCAGCTGTCCGGGATGCTCGGCACCGACCTGACCGGGCTCCCGCTGGACGGGCCGCTGCCCGAGCTCCCCGAGGAGCGGGACATCAACGGCAACAAGAGCCGCTTCACGCTCGTCGCCGAACTCGCCCACCGCGACGGCCTCACCCTGCGCGAACTCATCGCCCGCCTCGGAGCCGGCCGCGGCCACCGCGCCGTCGCCGGAACCCCGGAACAGATCGCCGACCAGCTCCAGGAGTGGTTCACCCAGGGTGCCGCCGACGGCTTCAACATCATGCCGCCGCATCTGCCGGGCGGTCTGGAGGACTTCGTCGACCACGTGGTGCCCATCCTCCAGCGGCGTGGCCTGTTCCGTACCGAGTACACCGGCCGCACCCTGCGCGAGAACTACGGCCTGCCCCGTCCCGCCAACCGGCTGGCCGCGGCGGCCGTAGGAGAAGGGCAACCCGCATGA
- a CDS encoding TauD/TfdA dioxygenase family protein — protein MTTSTGFDIRRIGGRIGAEILGVDLSADLDPAIVTEINSALLEHKALVFRDQNLDDAGQLRFASLFGELTTAHPTVPSVDGRPQILPVDGDEGIRANHWHTDVTFVRTPPKASTLRGIVIPPYGGNTLIANAAAAYRDLPEPLRELADKLWAVHTNDYDYAAPKNEKAAEHRRRFVSRTYRTAHPVVRVHSETGERGLFIGGFAQSIVGLGPSDSRDLLRIFQSYVTRPENIVRVAWTPGDLVLFDNRITQHYAPDDYGDLPRLLHRVTVAGDVPAGVDGTLSHVIEGDDASHYTPATA, from the coding sequence ATGACCACCAGCACCGGCTTCGACATCCGCAGGATCGGCGGCCGTATCGGCGCCGAGATCCTCGGCGTGGACCTCTCGGCCGACCTCGACCCCGCCATCGTCACCGAGATCAACTCCGCTCTCCTGGAACACAAGGCACTCGTCTTCCGCGACCAGAACCTTGACGACGCGGGCCAGCTCCGCTTCGCCTCCCTCTTCGGCGAACTCACCACCGCGCACCCCACCGTGCCTTCCGTCGACGGCCGGCCGCAGATCCTGCCCGTCGACGGCGACGAGGGCATCCGCGCCAACCACTGGCACACGGACGTCACCTTCGTCCGTACGCCCCCGAAGGCGTCCACGCTGCGCGGCATCGTGATCCCGCCCTACGGCGGCAACACCCTCATCGCCAACGCGGCCGCCGCCTACCGGGACCTGCCCGAGCCACTGCGCGAGCTGGCGGACAAGCTGTGGGCGGTGCACACCAACGACTACGACTACGCCGCCCCGAAGAACGAGAAGGCGGCCGAGCACCGCAGGCGGTTCGTCTCTCGGACGTACCGCACCGCCCACCCGGTCGTCCGCGTCCACTCCGAGACCGGGGAGCGCGGGCTGTTCATCGGCGGCTTCGCCCAGAGCATCGTGGGCCTCGGCCCGTCCGACTCCCGTGACCTGCTGCGCATCTTCCAGTCGTACGTCACACGTCCCGAGAACATCGTGCGCGTGGCCTGGACACCCGGCGACCTCGTCCTGTTCGACAACCGCATCACCCAGCACTACGCCCCCGACGACTACGGCGACCTGCCGCGCCTGCTGCACCGGGTGACCGTCGCGGGCGACGTCCCGGCCGGTGTCGACGGCACTCTCAGCCACGTCATCGAGGGCGACGACGCCTCCCACTACACCCCCGCCACAGCCTGA